Proteins from a genomic interval of Polaribacter sejongensis:
- the ileS gene encoding isoleucine--tRNA ligase produces the protein MKAKFPEYKGLDLPKVAEEILSYWQENNIFEKSVSSRENAKPFVFFEGPPSANGLPGVHHVLARAIKDIFPRYKTMKGYQVKRKAGWDTHGLPIELGVEKELGITKEDIGKTISVEDYNAACRKAVMKYTDVWHDLTNKMGYWVDMEDPYITYEPKYMESVWWLLKEIYNKKLIYKGYTIQPYSPKAGTGLSSHELNQPGTYQDVTDTTIVAQFKAVENTLPDFLQNEGTVYFIAWTTTPWTLPSNTALTVGPKIEYVLVETFNQYTFEPIKVILAKKLVGKQFAGKNNVEVETSEELSSYNSGDKKIPYHVIKEFIGKDLVDIKYEPVLDYCRPNDNPQDAFRVILGDFVTTEDGTGIVHTAPTFGQDDALVAKQAVPEIPPMLVKDENDNLVPLVNLQGKFRPEMGEFAGKYVKNEYYPEGEAPERSIDVELAIKLKTENKAFKVEKYKHSYPNCWRTDKPILYYPLDSWFIKVTDVKDRMHGLNKTINWKPESTGTGRFGNWLANANDWNLSRSRYWGIPLPIWRTEDGKEEICVGSVKELKEEMAKAVTAGVLAKDIFEDFEVDNNSEENYAKIDLHKNIVDEIVLVSASGQPMKRENDLIDVWFDSGSMPYAQWHYPFENKQKIDGNESFPADFIAEGVDQTRGWFYTLHAIATMVFDSVAYKNVVSNGLVLDKNGHKMSKRLGNATDPFTTLSTYGADATRWYMIANANPWDNLKFDLEGIEEVKRKFFGTLYNTYSFFTLYTNLDGFSYEEADIPLEKRPEIDRWVLSELHTLIAKVDKFYEEYEPTRAARAISDFTQDYLSNWYVRLSRRRFWKGDYQTDKISAYQTLYTCMNTIAKLASPIAPFFMDRLYQDLNSVTGKETSESIHLSDFPVFDASFVDKSLERKMENAQVISSLVLSLRAKEKIKVRQPLQKIMIPVDNEQQKEEILAVANLIKNEVNIKEIQILDDASDILIKQIKPNFKTLGPKFGKDMRFIAAEVQKFNQEDINKIEKIGNISLEINGKSIILELSDVEISSKDIEGWLVANEGALTVALDVTITEDLRKEGVARELVNRIQNARKDTGLEVTDRIKLTVLNFENLQKSITDNKDYIMSETLTKELVFVDELNDGTEIEFDTIKSRILIEKM, from the coding sequence ATGAAAGCGAAATTTCCTGAGTATAAAGGACTTGACTTACCAAAAGTAGCAGAAGAAATCTTAAGCTATTGGCAAGAAAATAACATCTTCGAAAAGAGTGTATCTTCTAGAGAAAATGCAAAACCTTTTGTGTTTTTTGAAGGACCTCCTTCTGCAAACGGACTTCCAGGAGTTCACCATGTTTTAGCTCGCGCTATTAAAGATATTTTTCCACGTTATAAAACCATGAAAGGTTACCAAGTAAAGCGTAAAGCTGGTTGGGATACACATGGTTTACCAATAGAATTGGGTGTAGAAAAAGAATTAGGAATTACCAAAGAAGATATTGGAAAAACCATTTCTGTAGAAGATTATAACGCAGCTTGTAGAAAAGCCGTTATGAAATATACAGATGTTTGGCACGATTTAACCAATAAAATGGGGTATTGGGTAGATATGGAAGATCCATACATTACCTACGAACCTAAATATATGGAATCTGTTTGGTGGTTGCTAAAAGAGATTTACAATAAAAAATTAATTTACAAAGGGTATACAATTCAGCCATATTCGCCAAAAGCGGGTACGGGTTTAAGTTCTCATGAGTTGAATCAACCTGGTACGTACCAAGATGTAACTGATACCACTATTGTTGCACAATTTAAAGCTGTAGAAAATACGCTTCCAGACTTTTTACAAAACGAAGGAACGGTTTATTTTATCGCTTGGACAACAACTCCTTGGACGTTGCCTTCTAATACAGCATTAACAGTTGGGCCTAAAATAGAATATGTTTTAGTAGAAACTTTTAATCAATATACATTTGAGCCTATCAAAGTAATTTTAGCTAAGAAATTAGTTGGAAAGCAATTTGCAGGTAAAAATAATGTAGAAGTTGAAACTTCGGAAGAATTAAGTTCTTATAATTCTGGTGATAAAAAAATACCTTATCATGTTATAAAAGAATTTATTGGTAAAGATTTAGTTGATATTAAATACGAACCAGTTTTAGATTACTGTAGACCAAATGATAATCCGCAAGATGCTTTTAGAGTAATTTTAGGAGATTTTGTTACTACAGAAGACGGAACAGGAATTGTACACACTGCACCAACTTTTGGTCAGGATGATGCTTTGGTTGCAAAACAAGCAGTACCAGAAATTCCACCAATGTTGGTGAAAGATGAAAATGATAATTTAGTTCCTTTAGTAAATTTACAAGGTAAGTTTAGACCAGAAATGGGCGAGTTTGCAGGTAAATACGTAAAGAACGAATATTATCCTGAAGGTGAAGCACCAGAAAGATCTATTGATGTTGAGTTAGCGATTAAGTTAAAGACAGAAAATAAAGCTTTTAAAGTAGAAAAATACAAGCACAGTTATCCAAATTGTTGGAGAACAGATAAACCAATTTTATACTATCCATTAGATTCTTGGTTTATTAAAGTAACTGATGTTAAAGATAGAATGCACGGTTTAAACAAAACCATTAACTGGAAACCTGAATCTACAGGAACTGGACGTTTTGGAAACTGGTTGGCAAATGCAAACGATTGGAATTTATCTCGTTCTCGTTATTGGGGAATTCCATTACCAATCTGGAGAACAGAAGACGGTAAAGAAGAAATTTGTGTTGGTTCTGTTAAAGAATTAAAAGAAGAAATGGCAAAGGCTGTAACAGCTGGCGTTTTAGCGAAAGATATTTTTGAAGATTTTGAAGTTGATAACAACTCAGAAGAAAACTATGCAAAAATAGATTTACATAAAAACATTGTGGATGAAATAGTATTAGTTTCAGCATCTGGACAACCAATGAAACGTGAAAACGATTTAATTGATGTGTGGTTCGATTCTGGTTCTATGCCGTATGCACAATGGCATTACCCGTTTGAAAACAAACAAAAAATTGATGGAAACGAATCTTTCCCTGCAGATTTTATTGCAGAAGGAGTAGATCAAACCAGAGGTTGGTTTTATACTTTACACGCAATTGCAACAATGGTTTTCGATTCTGTAGCGTATAAAAACGTTGTTTCTAACGGTTTAGTTTTAGATAAAAACGGACATAAAATGTCTAAACGTTTAGGGAATGCAACAGATCCTTTTACAACATTATCTACGTATGGAGCAGATGCAACACGTTGGTACATGATTGCAAATGCAAATCCTTGGGACAATTTAAAATTCGATTTAGAAGGAATAGAAGAAGTAAAACGTAAATTCTTCGGAACTTTATATAACACCTATTCTTTCTTTACTTTATATACAAATTTGGATGGTTTTTCTTATGAAGAAGCAGATATTCCTTTAGAAAAAAGACCAGAAATAGACCGTTGGGTTTTATCAGAATTACATACTTTAATTGCTAAGGTTGATAAATTCTATGAAGAATATGAACCTACAAGAGCTGCAAGAGCAATATCAGACTTTACGCAAGATTACTTAAGTAACTGGTATGTGCGTTTAAGTAGAAGACGTTTTTGGAAAGGAGATTATCAAACAGATAAAATTTCTGCATATCAAACGTTGTACACTTGTATGAATACGATTGCAAAATTAGCATCGCCAATTGCGCCATTTTTTATGGACAGATTGTATCAAGATTTAAACTCTGTAACTGGTAAAGAAACATCAGAAAGTATTCACTTATCAGATTTTCCTGTATTTGATGCAAGTTTTGTTGATAAGAGCCTAGAGCGTAAAATGGAAAATGCACAAGTAATATCTTCTTTAGTTTTATCACTTAGAGCAAAAGAAAAGATTAAAGTGCGTCAGCCATTACAAAAAATTATGATTCCTGTTGATAATGAACAACAGAAAGAAGAAATTTTAGCGGTTGCTAATCTTATTAAAAATGAAGTAAACATTAAAGAAATTCAGATTTTAGATGATGCTTCAGATATTTTAATCAAACAAATAAAACCTAATTTTAAAACCTTAGGTCCAAAGTTTGGAAAAGATATGCGTTTTATAGCTGCTGAGGTACAGAAGTTTAATCAAGAAGATATTAACAAAATAGAGAAAATTGGAAACATTTCTTTAGAAATTAATGGAAAAAGCATTATTTTAGAACTCTCAGACGTAGAGATATCATCTAAAGACATAGAAGGGTGGTTAGTTGCAAATGAAGGGGCGTTAACAGTTGCTTTAGATGTTACCATAACAGAAGATTTGCGTAAAGAAGGAGTTGCCAGAGAATTGGTAAATAGAATCCAAAATGCACGTAAAGACACAGGTTTAGAAGTAACAGATAGAATAAAATTAACGGTTTTAAATTTCGAGAACTTACAAAAATCTATCACGGATAATAAAGACTACATAATGAGTGAAACATTAACTAAGGAATTGGTTTTTGTTGATGAATTAAATGATGGTACAGAAATTGAATTTGATACCATAAAAAGTAGAATATTAATAGAAAAAATGTAA
- a CDS encoding DUF4230 domain-containing protein, whose protein sequence is MSKLVVSKGTFSEVYNYTDSKKYFYDYLSFDKKAIVTVNATVEVGYDLSKLEIQIDSVGKKIYINKIPKEEVVIAPNIKYFDLQQSQFNTFTKNELNKINQKSIEKIKETITVTDLKEKAKTRLFEELSKIYLLSAVYNWKVIDNTNSGFLEKLIN, encoded by the coding sequence TTGAGTAAACTAGTAGTTTCTAAAGGAACTTTTTCTGAAGTTTATAATTATACAGACTCTAAAAAATATTTTTACGATTATCTTTCTTTTGATAAAAAAGCTATTGTAACTGTAAATGCTACTGTAGAGGTTGGTTATGATTTATCTAAATTAGAAATTCAGATAGATTCTGTAGGTAAGAAAATTTACATCAATAAAATACCGAAAGAAGAGGTTGTAATTGCTCCAAATATAAAATATTTCGACTTACAACAAAGTCAATTCAATACTTTTACCAAGAACGAGTTGAATAAAATCAACCAAAAAAGTATCGAAAAAATTAAAGAAACCATAACGGTTACTGACTTAAAAGAAAAAGCAAAAACAAGATTGTTTGAGGAGTTGTCTAAAATATATCTACTTTCTGCTGTTTATAATTGGAAAGTTATAGATAATACAAATTCTGGTTTTCTAGAAAAACTTATAAATTAA
- a CDS encoding HD domain-containing protein — translation MDKNNIILNTIKFVKETLKDAEGGHDWFHIERVYKNAVLISKDEHVDAFVVSLGALLHDIADPKFYDGDESVGPKIATTFLEEQNVAKDIVEHVINIIKHISFKNSLETNVIKFTSKELEVVQDADRLDAIGAIGIARCFNYGGFKNRALYDPEILPNLNMTKEEYKNSSAPTINHFYEKLLLLKDKMNTLAGQQIAAERHSFMELFLKQFDDEWNGVK, via the coding sequence ATGGATAAAAACAACATCATACTAAACACTATAAAATTTGTAAAAGAAACCTTAAAAGATGCCGAAGGCGGACATGATTGGTTTCATATAGAACGTGTCTATAAAAATGCTGTTTTAATTTCTAAGGATGAACATGTAGATGCTTTTGTAGTTTCTTTAGGTGCTTTGTTGCATGATATTGCAGATCCTAAATTTTATGATGGAGACGAATCTGTTGGTCCTAAAATAGCTACAACCTTTTTAGAAGAACAAAACGTAGCTAAAGATATAGTAGAGCATGTTATAAATATTATAAAACATATTTCTTTTAAAAATTCTTTAGAGACTAATGTTATAAAATTTACTTCTAAAGAATTAGAAGTTGTGCAAGATGCAGACAGGTTAGACGCAATAGGCGCCATTGGTATTGCACGTTGTTTTAATTATGGTGGATTTAAAAACAGAGCTTTGTATGACCCAGAAATTCTGCCAAATCTAAATATGACAAAAGAAGAGTATAAAAATTCTTCCGCTCCAACAATCAATCATTTTTACGAAAAATTATTGCTCTTAAAAGATAAAATGAATACTCTTGCTGGACAGCAAATTGCTGCAGAAAGACATTCTTTTATGGAATTATTTCTAAAGCAATTTGATGATGAATGGAACGGAGTTAAGTAA
- a CDS encoding lipoprotein signal peptidase, translating to MSKKSLAILIIFIAIILDQVIKIYVKTHFILGEEVVVFDWFRIHFTENNGMAMGFEFGGKGGKLFLTLFRLIAVSGIIYWLIQNIKKKVHNAVIIAVALIFSGAVGNIIDSVFYGIIFDGSNHKVATLFADKPYGELFHGRVVDMFYFPLWQGVLPDWIPVMGGEMFTFFQYIFNPADAFISIGVALLFIFSKQAFPKEEEVALKE from the coding sequence ATGTCAAAAAAGAGTCTTGCTATTCTAATAATTTTTATCGCAATTATTTTAGATCAAGTAATTAAAATTTATGTAAAAACACATTTTATTTTAGGTGAAGAAGTGGTTGTTTTCGATTGGTTTAGAATCCATTTTACAGAAAATAATGGTATGGCAATGGGTTTTGAGTTTGGAGGTAAAGGAGGGAAACTCTTTTTAACCTTATTTAGATTGATTGCAGTATCTGGAATAATCTATTGGTTAATACAAAACATTAAAAAGAAGGTACACAATGCCGTAATTATAGCGGTTGCTTTAATTTTTTCTGGAGCAGTTGGTAATATTATAGATTCTGTTTTTTACGGAATTATTTTTGACGGATCTAACCACAAAGTAGCAACGCTATTTGCAGACAAACCGTATGGCGAATTGTTTCATGGTAGAGTAGTAGATATGTTTTATTTTCCTTTATGGCAAGGTGTTTTACCAGACTGGATTCCTGTTATGGGTGGAGAAATGTTTACTTTTTTTCAATATATATTTAATCCGGCAGATGCTTTTATAAGTATTGGTGTGGCATTGTTGTTTATTTTTAGCAAGCAAGCTTTCCCTAAAGAAGAGGAAGTTGCTTTAAAAGAATAA
- a CDS encoding AraC family transcriptional regulator → MNVKPTLEKISPDFGSSILVKKHTEFLKQIKAFWHFHPEIELVYVNKGKGKRHIGNHLSYFNNSQLLLIGSNLPHNGFTDRLTTNGSETLVQFKPDFLGNEFFEVPEMKPISILFEKAKKGILFGVKTKQKLGPKIEKLSEKEGFKQVLILLEILHTLSKSDDYTLLNADGYAFETQPQDSSKIDVIFKHINENFNQHISLDEISDLVSMTVPAFCRFFKKTTGRTFTKLVNEYRVVHATKLLSESQTSITDICFECGFNNFSHFNKLFKEFTGKSASKYRSEMMSLIQN, encoded by the coding sequence ATGAACGTTAAACCTACTTTAGAAAAAATTAGTCCAGATTTTGGAAGCTCAATACTTGTAAAAAAACACACAGAGTTTTTGAAACAAATAAAAGCATTCTGGCATTTTCACCCAGAAATCGAATTAGTTTATGTGAATAAGGGAAAGGGTAAAAGACATATTGGTAATCATTTGTCTTACTTTAATAATAGTCAGTTATTATTAATAGGTTCTAATTTGCCACATAATGGTTTTACAGATAGGCTAACAACAAATGGTTCTGAAACCTTGGTACAATTTAAACCAGATTTTTTAGGAAATGAGTTTTTTGAAGTTCCAGAAATGAAACCTATTAGTATTTTATTTGAAAAAGCTAAAAAAGGAATTCTTTTTGGTGTAAAAACAAAACAAAAATTAGGTCCAAAAATTGAAAAATTATCTGAAAAAGAGGGTTTTAAACAAGTTTTGATTTTGTTAGAAATTTTACACACACTTTCTAAATCAGACGATTATACTTTATTGAATGCAGATGGTTATGCTTTTGAGACGCAGCCACAAGACAGTAGTAAAATAGATGTAATCTTTAAACATATAAACGAAAACTTTAATCAACATATTAGTTTAGATGAAATTTCTGATCTTGTAAGTATGACGGTTCCTGCGTTTTGTAGATTTTTTAAGAAAACAACAGGAAGAACGTTTACTAAGTTGGTAAATGAATATAGAGTTGTACATGCAACTAAATTGTTATCTGAAAGCCAAACGAGTATTACAGATATTTGTTTTGAATGTGGTTTTAATAACTTTTCTCACTTTAATAAATTATTTAAAGAATTTACAGGGAAATCAGCTTCAAAATATAGAAGTGAAATGATGAGTTTAATTCAGAATTAA
- a CDS encoding TerB family tellurite resistance protein: MGSFTKWLGAGLGFTFGGPIGAAIGFAVGSFVDGFSIKDLTQEQLDYERTRQSSARSSAADTQSGDFEMSLLVLASIVIKSDGKVDQRELDFVRSQFVGMYGKERANNAFKLFSGIIKKEVSARQVCIQIRQNMSHASRLQLLHFLFGIAKADGFVAESEIEEIRKMAGYLYINQNDFESIKAMFHDASENAYKILDIEKTATDAEVKSGYRKMVKKYHPDKLQGLGEEHLKGANEKFQSIQAAYEKIKNERGL, encoded by the coding sequence ATGGGAAGTTTTACAAAATGGTTAGGAGCAGGATTAGGATTTACTTTTGGAGGTCCAATAGGTGCAGCCATTGGTTTTGCAGTAGGTAGTTTTGTAGATGGTTTTTCAATAAAAGACCTAACACAAGAACAACTAGATTACGAAAGAACCAGACAATCTAGTGCTAGAAGTAGTGCTGCAGATACACAATCTGGAGATTTTGAAATGAGTTTATTGGTTTTAGCATCAATAGTAATAAAGTCTGACGGAAAAGTAGATCAGCGAGAATTAGACTTTGTACGCTCTCAATTTGTTGGCATGTACGGTAAAGAAAGAGCTAACAACGCCTTTAAGCTTTTTAGTGGAATTATAAAAAAGGAAGTTTCAGCGCGTCAAGTTTGTATACAGATTAGACAAAATATGTCTCACGCATCTCGTTTGCAATTATTACATTTCTTATTCGGTATTGCAAAAGCAGATGGTTTTGTAGCAGAGTCAGAAATAGAAGAAATTAGAAAGATGGCTGGTTATTTGTACATCAACCAAAACGATTTTGAGTCTATAAAAGCAATGTTCCATGATGCTTCAGAAAATGCCTATAAAATTTTAGATATAGAAAAGACGGCTACAGATGCAGAAGTAAAGAGTGGTTATAGAAAAATGGTGAAAAAATACCATCCAGATAAATTACAAGGTTTAGGAGAGGAGCATTTAAAAGGTGCGAATGAAAAATTCCAAAGCATACAAGCTGCTTATGAAAAGATAAAAAATGAACGTGGCTTGTAA
- a CDS encoding response regulator translates to MMNKINIIIADDEELFRKGIRFLLERENNFNITYEAENGKELIDFLSYTEHTPDIILMDLKMPEINGVEATKKIHKTHPNIKIIALTSFDGKSFITNMIDVGASSYLLKNTSPKMVIHTINEVFNKGFYYDEKVLKIIQENINSSSGKRIKIDLDKKLLSKREIDVLELICDQCTTAEIADKLFISPRTVEGHRNNLLLKTHSKNVAGLVIYGIQKKLIEITPDFNL, encoded by the coding sequence ATGATGAATAAAATTAATATCATAATTGCTGATGATGAAGAACTTTTTAGAAAAGGTATCCGATTTTTACTAGAAAGAGAAAATAATTTTAATATTACTTATGAAGCTGAAAATGGTAAAGAATTAATTGATTTTCTATCTTATACAGAACATACTCCAGATATTATTTTAATGGATTTAAAAATGCCAGAAATAAACGGTGTAGAAGCTACTAAAAAAATTCATAAGACACACCCAAACATTAAGATAATTGCATTAACTAGTTTTGATGGGAAGTCCTTTATAACCAATATGATTGATGTTGGTGCATCTTCTTACCTTCTTAAAAACACAAGTCCTAAAATGGTAATTCACACCATTAATGAAGTATTTAATAAAGGTTTTTATTATGATGAGAAAGTTTTAAAAATTATTCAAGAAAATATTAATTCATCTAGTGGAAAGCGCATAAAAATCGATTTAGATAAAAAATTGCTTTCTAAAAGAGAAATTGATGTTTTAGAATTAATTTGCGATCAATGCACTACTGCAGAAATTGCAGACAAACTTTTTATTAGCCCCAGAACCGTAGAAGGTCATAGAAACAACTTATTACTTAAAACGCATTCTAAAAACGTTGCAGGTTTAGTTATTTATGGTATTCAGAAGAAGTTAATAGAAATTACACCAGATTTTAATCTTTAA
- a CDS encoding BrxA/BrxB family bacilliredoxin, translating to MYPEELVKPMRDELINAGFEALYTSEDVENAMSKKGTTLVVVNSVCGCAAGTARPGAIASLGADKTPTNLTTVFAGVEKESTQKAREFMIPFPASSPAMALFKDGKLVHMLERHHIEGRSAQMIAQNLAQAYEEFC from the coding sequence ATGTATCCAGAAGAATTAGTAAAACCAATGCGCGATGAGTTAATTAACGCAGGTTTTGAAGCATTATATACAAGTGAAGACGTTGAAAACGCAATGTCTAAAAAAGGAACTACTTTGGTAGTGGTAAACTCTGTTTGTGGTTGTGCTGCAGGTACGGCAAGACCAGGTGCTATTGCTTCTTTAGGAGCAGACAAAACACCTACAAACTTAACAACTGTTTTTGCTGGTGTAGAAAAAGAATCTACACAAAAAGCACGTGAGTTTATGATTCCTTTTCCAGCATCATCTCCAGCAATGGCTTTGTTTAAAGATGGTAAATTGGTACACATGTTAGAGCGCCACCATATTGAAGGAAGATCTGCACAAATGATTGCACAGAATTTAGCACAGGCTTACGAAGAGTTTTGCTAG
- a CDS encoding TraR/DksA family transcriptional regulator: MSDVKQKYSAEDLQEFKAIIDKKIARANEDLALLKAAYKNDSDNGTNDTSHSFKSFDEGSEVMNKEANVQLAIRQEKFIRDLKNALLRIENKTYGVCRVTGKLIQKERLRIVPHATLSIEAKRKQ; this comes from the coding sequence ATGTCAGACGTAAAACAAAAATATTCAGCGGAAGACTTACAAGAGTTTAAAGCAATTATAGACAAGAAGATAGCAAGAGCAAATGAAGATTTAGCGTTGTTAAAAGCTGCTTATAAAAATGATTCAGATAACGGTACAAATGATACTTCACATTCATTTAAGTCTTTTGATGAAGGTTCTGAAGTGATGAACAAAGAAGCAAATGTTCAGTTAGCTATTAGACAAGAAAAGTTTATTAGAGACTTAAAAAACGCTTTATTACGTATAGAGAATAAGACGTATGGTGTTTGTAGAGTAACAGGTAAATTAATACAGAAAGAACGTTTAAGAATAGTACCTCATGCTACTTTAAGCATAGAAGCTAAGCGTAAACAATAA
- a CDS encoding universal stress protein produces MKNILFPTDFSEISLNAFAYAMEYAQKLDATLIIYHAYHEDISVDEKTKSIYEKIDIDNFRNKKDKFPPFQKLIKASKKGDLKVKYIVDEGVFSDSLFKYVAKRDDKIDIIIMGTSKGKNSSLFNIFMETNTIKILEEIDKPVIAVPENAKFDGSLDNIMFLVDYRDEEIEPLEKITKVAKEFSAQLHVVHFDLAHGESISPLMDNFRQNLTLKHKKTKFVSIDTLHLKTSLTDYCTENKIDMVCLLNQERNLYQRLFTFSLAEDLINHIDIPVMAIYKK; encoded by the coding sequence ATGAAAAACATATTATTTCCAACAGACTTTTCAGAAATTTCTTTAAACGCGTTTGCGTATGCAATGGAATACGCACAAAAGCTAGATGCTACCTTAATTATATATCATGCCTATCATGAAGACATATCGGTAGATGAAAAAACAAAATCTATTTATGAAAAAATTGATATTGATAATTTTAGAAATAAAAAAGATAAATTTCCGCCTTTTCAAAAGCTGATAAAAGCAAGTAAAAAAGGAGACTTAAAAGTAAAATATATTGTTGATGAAGGTGTTTTTTCTGATTCACTATTTAAATATGTTGCCAAACGTGATGACAAAATTGACATCATTATAATGGGAACTAGCAAAGGAAAAAATAGCAGCCTTTTTAATATTTTTATGGAGACCAATACCATTAAAATTTTAGAAGAAATAGACAAACCTGTAATCGCAGTTCCGGAAAACGCAAAATTTGATGGTTCTTTAGACAATATTATGTTTTTGGTAGATTATAGAGATGAAGAAATTGAACCTTTAGAAAAAATAACCAAAGTTGCAAAAGAGTTTAGTGCTCAATTACACGTTGTACATTTCGATTTAGCACATGGCGAATCTATTTCTCCATTAATGGATAACTTTAGACAGAACTTAACTTTAAAACATAAAAAAACCAAATTTGTTTCTATAGATACTTTACATTTAAAAACATCTTTAACAGATTATTGTACCGAAAATAAAATAGACATGGTTTGCTTATTAAATCAAGAACGTAACTTATACCAACGTTTATTTACCTTTAGTTTAGCCGAAGATTTAATCAATCATATTGATATCCCAGTAATGGCTATTTATAAAAAGTAA
- a CDS encoding sensor histidine kinase translates to MKKLLIQENQVILIALIGVLLLLFMGVALLLFFFSSRKKIVDKELDKKKLEVTHQKEIIQSIIITQEEERKRIAQDLHDDISSKLNVINLNANLLKDGDLSPEEYLIVNNGILEATDKTLESARKIAHNLLPPILEEFGFKDAVEELSDSFNNSRKINITYNINYTKNHLTPQNELHLFRITQELINNSVRHGKAKKSTITVSHKDNNLIFSYTDNGIGFDSNKDEHKKGLGMKNIESRVSLLNGKYSFGSEVGKGFNILIVI, encoded by the coding sequence ATGAAAAAACTCCTTATTCAAGAAAACCAAGTGATACTTATCGCTCTAATTGGGGTTTTATTACTTCTTTTTATGGGAGTTGCTCTCTTGCTCTTTTTCTTCTCATCAAGAAAAAAAATTGTTGACAAAGAATTAGATAAAAAGAAATTAGAAGTAACACATCAAAAAGAAATTATACAGTCTATCATAATAACGCAAGAAGAAGAACGCAAACGTATTGCACAAGATTTACATGATGATATTAGTTCTAAACTAAATGTAATTAATCTAAATGCAAACCTTTTAAAAGACGGAGACCTATCTCCAGAAGAATACCTTATTGTTAACAATGGTATTTTAGAAGCTACGGATAAAACCTTAGAAAGTGCACGTAAAATTGCACATAATTTACTACCTCCAATTTTAGAAGAGTTTGGTTTTAAAGATGCGGTAGAAGAGCTTTCAGACTCTTTTAATAATAGTAGAAAAATTAATATAACATACAACATAAATTACACCAAGAACCATTTAACCCCACAAAACGAATTACATCTTTTTAGAATTACTCAAGAATTAATTAATAACTCTGTAAGACACGGTAAAGCAAAAAAGAGCACTATAACAGTTTCTCATAAAGACAACAACCTTATTTTTAGCTATACAGATAACGGTATTGGTTTTGATTCTAATAAAGACGAGCATAAAAAAGGACTTGGTATGAAAAACATAGAAAGTAGAGTTTCTTTGTTGAATGGAAAATATAGTTTTGGAAGTGAAGTAGGTAAAGGATTTAATATCTTAATTGTAATATAA